In Argiope bruennichi chromosome 4, qqArgBrue1.1, whole genome shotgun sequence, a single window of DNA contains:
- the LOC129966654 gene encoding lysine-specific histone demethylase 2-like: protein MSENNSIRRSYNRAAKRRDAIENHVGEEKKIRSCEKTGCYASEPTCCLLSCESCTKDGYTSRWYHMSLGEHFCNNCFCNFYISGKTGNLLFNQWINKWAEVARASKPTIKRFVANELLPYWVKCTRRQCGKWRMVRVDHVLDPKFIKSFKCPEDSKHKSPCDAPEDKDVSLVLDTSFMNQLIEEPHLQNSPAGPFLKRFLSEDIGLCPINNSVSALKEHEYVKPFLMEQCGESCIWIKPDEMDEDEIAFSNQVLVSPATYLGLRNFLVALWNLKPNEWLSFQKANEYLICRGLVRIYLVSVAEQILDLLTKKSVINHGIINNPSQKLLKKNPEPEVLVIGAGISGLAAASHLHNLGVNVAVYEAEGDLGGRIKDVPVLGAGAFFIHGLLNNPLTTFGLQVNVPYQNLKKNLVIFKENGSLISNDIIKKTQHELNNLLQGVIESVSVSKTDDNCFDMVTKSCEDLRKVTPFCKNADIFSHLLTHCEIDFKAHLKNMSILNWEFPVCSLGDDGFIPSGMRLFLIKLASKDYSIVYNNEVKVIDYIGDKVKVTTTNGESIFSKVLITVPLSVLQNDCIQFIPELPDYKKKAICDLGTYNCEKLILEFPRKFWTKNVNEPFSRFGILSSEAIFEVFYDVTDEKPGSKPTLVTFITEKAFDLIKDLEDKEIFDKCLALLKRTFRRNIPQPSNWHLTHWRKKVQYGSFGSYLKVGSQQTAYDDMAKSVDDKLYFAGEATFRNLPSTVTGAYLSGLREAAKIVKALDI, encoded by the coding sequence ATGTCAGAAAACAATTCAATTCGTCGTTCCTATAATAGGGCTGCTAAAAGAAGAGATGCTATTGAAAACCATGTtggcgaagaaaaaaaaattcgcagcTGTGAAAAAACCGGATGTTATGCTTCTGAACCTACGTGTTGCTTATTATCTTGTGAATCATGTACTAAAGATGGCTATACTTCTAGGTGGTATCATATGTCTCTTGGAGAACATTTTTGTAACaactgtttttgtaatttttacatttctggtAAAACAGGAAATCTACTTTTTAACCAGTGGATTAATAAGTGGGCAGAAGTTGCCCGTGCTAGTAAACCAACTATCAAAAGATTTGTTGCCAATGAACTTTTACCTTATTGGGTAAAATGTACTCGACGGCAGTGTGGTAAGTGGAGAATGGTTCGTGTAGATCACGTTTTAGATCCGAAATTCATCAAGAGTTTTAAGTGTCCAGAAGATTCAAAACACAAATCACCATGTGATGCCCCTGAAGACAAAGATGTTTCTCTAGTTTTGGATACATCATTTATGAATCAACTTATAGAAGAACCTCATCTTCAAAATTCACCTGCTGGAccttttttaaaacgttttctaTCAGAAGATATTGGCCTTTGTCCAATTAATAATTCTGTTTCTGCCTTGAAGGAACATGAATATGTTAAACCATTTTTGATGGAACAGTGTGGCGAGTCATGTATTTGGATTAAACCAGATGAGATGGATGAAGACGAAATTGCATTTTCAAATCAAGTACTTGTATCCCCTGCTACTTATTTAGGATTACGTAACTTCCTTGTTGCATTATGGAATTTGAAACCCAATGAATGGCTTTCATTTCAGAAGGCCAATGAGTACTTAATATGCAGAGGATTGGTCAGAATTTATCTTGTTTCTGTAGCTGAACAAATCTTGGATCTACTtacaaaaaaatctgttattaatCATGGAATCATCAATAACCCATCTCAGAAACTTCTAAAGAAGAATCCAGAACCTGAAGTACTTGTGATTGGGGCAGGTATTTCTGGATTGGCTGCTGCTAGTCATCTTCATAATTTAGGTGTCAATGTTGCTGTATATGAAGCAGAAGGTGATCTAGGTGGTCGTATAAAAGATGTGCCTGTTTTAGGGGCTGGAGCTTTTTTTATTCATGGTTTATTGAATAATCCATTGACTACATTTGGTCTACAAGTTAATGTGCCATatcaaaatctaaagaaaaatttagtgatatttaaagaaaatggaagtctcatttctaatgatattattaaaaagacgcAACATGAGctcaataatttattacaaggGGTCATTGAATCAGTATCTGTTAGTAAAACTGATGATAACTGTTTTGATATGGTTACAAAAAGCTGTGAAGATCTCAGGAAAGTGACTCCATTTTGTAAAAATGCGGATATTTTTAGCCATTTACTTACTCATTGCGAAATTGACTTTAAAGCTCATCTTAAGAACATGTCAATTTTGAATTGGGAATTCCCTGTGTGTTCACTTGGTGATGATGGCTTTATACCATCAGGGATGAGGTTATTTCTGATTAAGTTAGCATCAAAAGATTACAGTATTGTTTACAACAATGAAGTGAAAGTGATTGATTATATTGGAGATAAAGTAAAAGTTACAACTACAAATGGggaatcaattttttcaaaagttcttATTACTGTGCCACTTTCTGTTTTACAGAATGATTGTATTCAATTTATTCCTGAATTACCTGATTATAAAAAGAAGGCCATCTGTGATTTAGGTACTTATaactgtgaaaaattaattttagaatttccaagaaaattttggactaaaaatgttaatgaacCATTCTCTAGATTTGGCATTTTATCATCAGAGGCAATTTTCGAGGTATTTTATGATGTGACTGATGAAAAGCCTGGTTCTAAACCAACATTGGTAACTTTTATTACAGAAAAGGCATTTGACTTAATAAAAGATCtagaagataaagaaatttttgacaaatgtCTAGCTCTTTTAAAACGTACCTTTCGTCGAAATATCCCACAACCTTCAAATTGGCATTTAACACACTGGAGAAAAAAAGTGCAATATGGTTCTTTTGGgagttatttaaaagttggaagtCAGCAAACAGCCTATGATGATATGGCTAAAAGTGTTGATGataaattgtattttgctggcGAAGCAACATTTAGAAATTTGCCAAGTACTGTAACAGGAGCTTATTTAAGTGGTTTAAGAGAAGCAGCTAAAATCGTTAAAGCACtagatatttaa